One segment of Triticum aestivum cultivar Chinese Spring chromosome 2A, IWGSC CS RefSeq v2.1, whole genome shotgun sequence DNA contains the following:
- the LOC123187130 gene encoding putative inorganic phosphate transporter 1-13 gives MARNQQLRVLQALDVARTQLYHFMAIGIAGMGFFTDAYDLFSLSLVVDLIGHRYYTGGPIPTYISVYINAAALCGTVPGQLVFGWLGDKMGRKRIYGVTLLLMVFCSLASGFTFGKSNYKSVVITLCFFRFWLGVSIGGDYPLSATIMSEYANKRTRGAFMSAVFAMQGFGNVVAGLVGMITSQVFRKSSPGNIDVVWRIVLMFGAVPALLTYYWRMKMPETARYTALIAKDANMAAADMSAVLSMHIVPEEDNLGSHDQYGLFSSEFRQRHGLHLLSTTVCWFVLDVTFYSLNLCMKDIFTTVGLLKGHDDEVCKVNTCQVARYHKADNPFQRTIDITAVHMAIAAGCTLPGYFFAVAFIDRIGRVKIQLLGFTMMTVFQLCLAIPYDKWLECNNNKYGFAVMYGFIFFFANFGPNTTTFIFPAELFPARLRSTCHGISGAVGKIGAIFGVLAFSFLRCRFKILLFVLVGCNLVGIVFTLLLPETKGKSLEEITGEIEEGQPLDDAAAVVNAADGIHVVPV, from the exons ATGGCTCGCAACCAGCAACTGAGGGTGCTGCAGGCACTGGACGTGGCTAGGACGCAGTTGTACCACTTCATGGCGATCGGCATCGCGGGCATGGGCTTCTTCACCGACGCCTACGacctcttctccctctccctcgtcgTCGACCTCATCGGCCACAGGTACTACACAGGCGGCCCGATACCAACCTACATCTCCGTCTACATCAACGCGGCCGCCCTCTGCGGCACTGTGCCTGGGCAGCTCGTCTTCGGCTGGCTTGGCGACAAGATGGGCCGGAAGCGCATCTATGGCGTCACTCTACTCCTCATGGTCTTCTGCTCCCTCGCCTCCGGCTTCACCTTCGGCAAGAGCAATTACAAAAGCGTCGTGATCACGCTCTGCTTCTTCCGCTTCTGGCTCGGCGTAAGCATCGGCGGCGACTACCCACTCTCGGCCACCATTATGTCTGAGTATGCTAACAAGAGGACCCGCGGTGCCTTCATGTCTGCCGTGTTCGCCATGCAA GGTTTCGGAAATGTTGTGGCGGGGCTCGTTGGCATGATCACATCACAAGTCTTCAGGAAATCATCGCCAGGCAATATAGATGTTGTCTGGCGCATTGTTCTCATGTTTGGCGCCGTTCCTGCACTGCTCACCTACTACTGGCGCATGAAGATGCCAGAGACGGCACGGTACACGGCCCTCAtagccaaggacgcaaacatggctgCAGCGGACATGTCCGCAGTCCTCAGCATGCACATCGTCCCAGAAGAAGACAATCTCGGCAGCCACGACCAGTATGGCCTCTTCTCCTCGGAGTTTCGCCAACGTCATGGGCTCCATCTCCTCAGTACCACCGTCTGCTGGTTCGTCCTTGACGTCACCTTCTACTCCCTCAACCTCTGTATGAAGGACATCTTTACTACAGTCGGGCTGCTTAAAGGTCATGATGATGAAGTCTGTAAGGTTAATACTTGTCAAGTGGCTAGGTATCATAAAGCTGACAATCCGTTCCAGCGAACAATCGACATCACTGCAGTGCACATGGCCATCGCAGCGGGGTGTACATTGCCAGGATACTTCTTCGCGGTCGCCTTCATTGATCGCATAGGCCGCGTGAAAATCCAATTGCTCGGCTTCACCATGATGACGGTCTTTCAACTCTGCCTTGCCATCCCCTATGATAAATGGCTAGAATGCAACAACAACAAATATGGATTCGCCGTCATgtatggcttcatcttcttcttcgcGAACTTTGGGCCAAACACTACAACTTTTATCTTTCCAGCGGAACTCTTCCCGGCAAGGTTGCGCTCCACATGCCATGGTATATCGGGGGCGGTCGGGAAGATCGGTGCCATCTTCGGCGTGTTAGCCTTCTCCTTCTTGAGGTGCCGTTTCAAGATCTTGTTGTTTGTCCTTGTTGGTTGCAATCTAGTTGGCATTGTGTTC